One stretch of Phocoena phocoena chromosome 10, mPhoPho1.1, whole genome shotgun sequence DNA includes these proteins:
- the GASK1A gene encoding Golgi-associated kinase 1A — protein sequence MALSVVAVTRFPPQHPAASPDPGPVEPQQVTGSPVPQSRQALSSGWRQRARNLRFRRGWALPGSSVLVCAEEQGHGGSVDSSRQSPGMDSRRPGRVKRAITLAPPGDLRLSTRHLVLLRADEVRGPGTKDLDLPWHSGPLWEAQSETGTPDGPLAGHNMAALQTWRATAGPTLRPHPAEGGDLPGLRNRALTGGQQAEGPSPATGARQWPGSVGELQGSVWCDAETPRLSSGLRTSEQVPPWLTEQDVQTLQLLAQGQVVGKARVPGHGQVLQVGFSAKGALQDLSPGLSHLCSQGLCGLIKRPGDLSEVLSFHVDRVLGLRRSLPAVARRFHSPLLPYRYTDGGARPVIWWAPDVQHLGDPDDDQNSLALGWLQYQALLARDCSQPGQAACLGIHRTEWARLALFDFLLQVHDRLDRYCCGFEPEPSDPCVEERLREKCRNPGELRLVHILVRSSDLSHLVYIDNAGNLQHPEHKLNFRLLEGIDGFPESVVKVLASGCLQNMLLKSLQTDPVFWESQGGQQGLRQVLQTLERRGQVLLSHIQMHNLTLFRDEGP from the exons CCTGGTCCCGTGGAGCCCCAGCAGGTAACTGGTTCCCCTGTCCCCCAGAGCAGGCAGGCTCTGAGCTCCGGCTGGAGGCAGCGGGCAAGAAACCTGAGGTTCCGGAGAGGCTGGGCCTTGCCTGGGAGCTCCGTCCTGGTGTGTGCTGAGGAGCAAGGCCACGGAGGGAGCGTGGACAGCAGCAGGCAGTCCCCAGGCATGGACAGCAGGCGTCCAGGGAGGGTCAAGAGGGCCATTACTTTGGCACCTCCAGGAGATCTGAGACTCAGTACCCGGCATCTGGTGCTCCTGAGGGCGGATGAGGTCAGGGGTCCAGGAACCAAAGACCTGGACCTCCCCTGGCACAGTGGTCCCCTCTGGGAGGCACAGAGTGAGACGGGCACCCCAGATGGCCCCCTCGCAGGGCACAACATGGCAGCATTACAGACTTGGAGAGCTACTGCTGGACCGACCCTCCGGCCTCATCCAGCAGAAGGCGGGGATCTGCCAGGACTGAGGAACAGAGCCTTGACTGGTGGACAACAAGCAGAGGGTCCCTCCCCGGCCACGGGGGCTCGTCAGTGGCCTGGCTCTGTTGGGGAGCTGCAAGGATCTGTGTGGTGTGACGCTGAGACCCCCAGGCTGTCGAGTGGCTTGAGGACCAGCGAACAGGTGCCCCCGTGGCTCACAGAGCAGGATGTGCAGACCCTCCAGCTGCTGGCGCAGGGGCAGGTGGTGGGCAAAGCCAGGGTCCCTGGCCACGGGCAGGTGCTGCAGGTTGGCTTCTCCGCCAAGGGTGCCCTTCAGGACCTGTCTCCGGGGCTCAGCCACCTCTGCTCCCAGGGGCTCTGTGGCCTGATCAAGAGGCCTGGGGACCTGTCTGAGGTCCTGTCCTTCCATGTGGACCGCGTGCTGGGGCTGCGCCGGAGCCTACCTGCCGTGGCCAGGCGCTTCCACAGCCCCCTGCTGCCCTACCGCTACACGGACGGTGGCGCAAGGCCCGTCATCTGGTGGGCACCCGACGTGCAGCACCTGGGTGATCCAGATGACGACCAGAACTCGCTGGCCTTGGGCTGGCTGCAGTACCAGGCCCTGCTGGCACGTGACTGCAGCCAGCCGGGCCAGGCCGCATGCCTGGGCATCCACCGCACCGAGTGGGCACGCCTGGCACTCTTCGACTTCCTGCTGCAG GTCCACGACCGCCTGGATCGCTATTGCTGTGGCTTCGAGCCCGAGCCCTCGGACCCCTGTGTGGAAGAGAGGCTCCGAGAGAAATGCCGGAACCCGGGGGAGCTGCGGCTGGTCCACATCTTG GTCCGGAGCAGTGATCTCTCTCATCTGGTCTACATCGATAACGCCGGCAACCTTCAGCACCCGGAGCACAAGCTGAATTTCCGGCTGCTGGAGGGCATCGACGG GTTTCCTGAGTCTGTCGTGAAGGTTCTCGCATCAGGGTGTCTACAGAATATGCTGCTCAAGTCACTGCAGACAGACCCGGTGTTCTGGGAAAGCCAAGGCGGGCAACAGGGCCTACGGCAGGTCCTCCAGACCCTGGAGCGGCGAGGACAGGTCCTGCTGAGCCACATCCAGATGCACAACCTGACActcttcagggacgagggcccgTAA